In Colletotrichum higginsianum IMI 349063 chromosome 1, whole genome shotgun sequence, one genomic interval encodes:
- a CDS encoding amino acid permease — protein MRRTSFWPSPANATRKRERKTDWMECTGCECTVSEDCLTRLDRVLPCRQAVSSLSLCFVCLSLFGLSTLAGFLPLFSLPHFFKSFVLPFIFFSSAPEHLKSRYTSSILSGNKLPPSPSLYFLLALQYIKASTPSLCHLDTSSSHPFNFVPPPPPVSFVVSESSHLRLAARQTASVNHPVNNAGLRGFFSVHPRSFFIMAHVVSQDPGAREHDLGFGVKGDVKDGYATRPSRSDDGSADNMLEQLGYKPELERTRSTLQVAFMSFVLASIPYGLATTMLYPLAGGGPVNIIWGWLGVSLIIICVAASLGEITSVYPTAGGVYYQAFMLATPKYRRVASWICGWLYVVGNITITLAVNFGTALFFVACINVFESEPGVGVLAGEPYQVFLIFLGLTFLCNAVSSLGNKWLPLLDTAAIFWTFAGVLAIVISVLVVAKNGRHDAAYVFTHFEANSGWTDGWSFMVGLLHAGYATSSTGMVISMCEEVKKPATQVPKALVLTVCLNTLAGLLFLIPLVFVLPDITYLINLANGQPVPAIIKDAMGTSGGAFGLLVPLMVLAVLCGIGCTTAASRCTWAFARDGAIPGSRWWKEVNPKLDVPMNAMMLSMVVQIVLGLIYFGSSAAFNAFSGVGVISLTASYAIPIAISLFGGRTHLVGSPFNLGKFGVFANVVALAWSALAMPLFCMPTFVPATPATINYAPAVFVAACLISGGWYFAWGKKNYAGPPTQEDPAF, from the exons ATGAGAAGGACGTCATTCTGGCCATCCCCGGCGAACGCGACacggaagagagagaggaagacggaCTGGATGGAGTGCACTGGCTGCGAATGTACAGTGAGTGAGGACTGCCTCACTCGACTCGATCGAGTCCTTCCCTGCAGGCAGGCTGTCTcttctctgtctctctgttttgtctgtctctccctctttgGTCTTTCGACCCTTGCCGGTTTTTTgcctcttttttctcttcctcattTCTTTAAATCCTTCGTCCTCCCgtttatttttttttcttcggCTCCGGAACACCTCAAGTCAAGATACACCTCGTCGATCCTCTCGGGAAATAAacttcctccctccccctctctctatTTCCTCTTGGCTCTTCAGTACATAAAGGCATCAACACCGTCTCTATGTCACTTGGATACTTCGTCGTCTCATCCTTTTAACTTTgttccaccaccaccccctgTGTCTTTTGTCGTCTCCGAGTCTTCCCACCTTCGACTCGCTGCTCGACAAACAGCTTCAGTCAATCACCCAGTTAACAACGCCGGTCTCAggggcttcttctccgtccATCCCCGTTCCTTTTTCATCATGGCGCACGTGGTCTCGCAAGATCCGGGTGCCCGCGAGCACGatctcggcttcggcgtcaaGGGCGACGTCAAGGATGGCTATGCCACCCGTCCCTCCCGCTCCGACGATGGCAGCGCCGACAACATGCTCGAGCAGCTGGGCTACAAGCCCGAGCTCGAGCGCACCCGTTCGACGTTGCAGGTCGCCTTCATGtccttcgtcctcgcctcCATTCCCTACGGTCTTGCCACGACTATGCTCTACCCCTTGGCTGGCGGTGGTCCCGTGAACATCATCTGGGGATGGCTTGGAGTGTCTCTGATCATCATCTGTGTCGCTGCCTCGCTCGGTGAAATCACCAGTGTCTACCCTACTGCCGGAG GTGTCTACTACCAAGCCTTCATGCTTGCGACTCCCAAGTACCGCCGTGTGGCCAGTTGGATCTGCGGCTGGCTGTACGTGGTGGGcaacatcaccatcaccctGGCCGTGAACTTTGGAactgccctcttcttcgtcgcgtGCATCAACGTCTTCGAGTCGGAGCCTGGtgtcggcgtcctcgccggcgagccGTACCAGGTGTTCCTAATCTTCCTGGGCCTCACTTTCCTCTGCAACGCCGTTTCATCGCTCGGCAACAAGTGGCTTCCATTGCTTGAT accgccgccatcttctgGACCTTTGCTGGTGTCCTGGCCATTGTCATCTCTGTCCTCGTCGTTGCCAAGAACGGCCGCCACGATGCCGCCTACGTCTTCACCCACTTCGAGGCCAACTCGGGATGGACCGACGGATGGTCTTTTATGGTCGGTCTGCTCCACGCCGGATATgccacgtcgtcgacgggcatgGTCATCTC CATGTGCGAAGAAGTCAAGAAGCCCGCTACCCAGGTCCCCAAGGCGCTCGTCCTGACCGTCTGCCTCAACACATTGGCCGGTCTGctcttcctcatccccctcgtcttcgtcctcccgGACATCACCTACCTCATCAACCTGGCCAACGGCCAGCCCGTACCGGCCATTATCAAGGACGCCATGGGCACCTCGGGCGGCGCCTTTGGCCTTCTCGTCCCTCTCATGGTTCTCGCCGTCCTCTGCGGTATCGGCTGCACCACGGCTGCGTCCCGGTGCACGTGGGCCTTTGCCCGTGATGGCGCCATTCCCGGATCGCGTTGGTGGAAGGAGGTCAACCCCAAGCTGGATGTGCCTATGAACGCCATGATGCTCAGCATGGTGGTCCAgatcgtcctcggcctcatctACTTTGGCTCCAGCGCCGCCTTTAACGCCTTTTCGGGCGTCGGTGTCATCTCCCTGACGGCCTCGTACGCCATCCCCATCGCCATCAGCCTGTTTGGCGGCCGCACCCACCTTGTCGGAAGCCCCTTCAACCTCGGCAAGTTTGGTGTTTTCGCCAACGTTGTTGCTCTCG CCTGGTCCGCCCTCGCGATGCCTCTGTTCTGCATGCCCACGTTCGTTCCCGCCACCCCCGCGACCATCAACTACGCACCCGCCGTCTTTGTCGCCGCCTGTCTTATTTCCGGTGGCTGGTACTTTGCCTGGGGCAAGAAGAACTACGCCGGCCCCCCGACCCAAGAGGACCCTGCCTTTTAA